The Chryseobacterium sp. LJ668 genome segment GTTATTCTTCTCTTCTGTCGTACAAGCACAAAGTTAGACAACGCAGACCTATTTTAAAAGGGGTAATGGTTAAATGATTGACTTTTAGCCTTAAAAGTTTTCCACATTTACATGAAACTCGCTCTGATAATGCTTTACAGATAGTAAAATGATAAAAATAACAGCTCAGTAAGGATTATAGTTAAACACTTTTTTTTAATTATTTGATTTTTAATTATTTAAACATTAAACAGTTGATTTTTTAAAGATTTTTTTAATCCTGTAACAAAACGGAGAGATCTGCTACTTATTGAGAACAAAAACAGCAACCACTTAATGTTAGTAATTCAGGATCTACATAAATCATACGACACAGGTAAAAGTAAACTGCACGTTCTTAAGGGTATTAATCTCAATATTTCCGAGGGTGAATTTGTCTCTATTATGGGAAGTTCAGGCTCCGGAAAATCTACCTTGCTGAATATAATCGGGATATTGGATGAAAAAGACAGTGGTGTTTATGATCTCGACGGAATTCCTATTGAACATCTTAATGAGGTAAAAGCCGCAGAATACCGTTCAAAATTCCTGGGATTCGTCTTCCAATCGTTTAATCTGATAGGATACAAAACAGCTTTGGATAATGTTGCGCTTCCTTTATATTATCAAAACATTCCGAGAAAAGAGCGTAATCAAAAAGCAATGGAGTATTTGGAGAAAGTAGGTTTGGCACAATGGGCAACCCATCTTCCGAATGAGCTTTCAGGTGGACAAAAACAAAGAGTTGCTATTGCGAGAGCCCTCATTACCAATCCTAAAGTTGTTTTAGCAGATGAGCCTACCGGTGCACTGGATTCTAAAACCACTCACGATATTATGAAACTGCTTCAGGATATCAACAACGAAGGAAAAACCATTATCGTTGTAACCCACGAGCCGGACGTTGCAGCGCAAACTAAAAGAAATGTAATTCTCCGCGATGGAATTATTGAGAGCGATGAGTTTATCAACCAGATTGTCTTATAGCTGTAAGATAGATGCTAGAAGCTGGAAGTTTTAAGAGTGCTTAATAAAGTTTTGCTTTTATTAAGATATATTTAATTAAAAAAAATCAGCGGTAAGATTGGAAACTTCCATCATCCAGCTTCCCGCTTCAAACCAAAAAAACTATGTTTGACCTCGATCGTTGGCAGGAAATATTCAGCTCTATTCGCAGTAATGTATTGCGGACGGTACTTTCGGGCTTTACGGTAGCTTTGGGTCTGTTTATTTTTATTGTTCTTTTCGGAATCGGGACCGGATTGAAAAATGCTTTTACCCAGGGTTTTGCAAGAGACGCCCAAAATCTTATTTCGGTTTTCACTGGAAATACAACAGTAGCTTATAAAGGTTTGCAGTCAAACAGAACTGTTACGATGAATAATGACGATTATGACTTCCTGATTGACAGCGATAAAGAAAAAGTAGGTTATTCTACACCGAGATACACTGCCAATTTAATGGTGAAATACGGTAAAGAAAGCGGGAATTACCAGATCAACGGTGCTGATCCCGAAGAAAAATTTATCGAAAACAGAAAAATGCTCGAAGGACGTTACCTCACACCCGGAGATTTGCAGAGAAAGCAAAATGTTGCGGTTGTAGGAAGAATGGTGCAGCGAGATTTAATAAAAAATGGAAGTCCCGTCGGAAAAGATCTGGATATCAACGGAACGATGTTTAAAGTTGTCGGAGTTTTTTCAGATGACGGTGGCGATTGGGACGAAAGACATATCACGGTTCCGATTACAACTCTGCAGCAAATGAAAAAGGGTTCTGATACGGTGAGTGGTATTTACATTGCTTATAACGAAAATATGACGCCCGAACAAGCCATCAAATATGGAGATGAGCTGAAAAGCAGATTAAAATCCAGAAAAAATGTATCTCCAGATGATGAAAATGCGGTCCGTGTCTGGAATAACGCTCAAAATATGAATGAAACATTTATGTTTATGGCCGTTTTGACAGGAATTGTAACTTTTATCGGTTTAGGAACTTTACTCGCAGGAATTATTGGTATCAGCAATATTATGGTGTATATCGTAAAAGAGCGAACCAAAGAGATCGGTGTACGAAAAGCGATTGGTGCAAAACCCCGAAGCATTGTCGCACTGATTGTTCAGGAAAGTGTGGTAATTACCGTAGTTTCGGGATTTGTGGGTGTCGGTCTGGGAGTTTTAACACTTCATTTAATAGGAGACAGTCTTGAAGATTATTTTATTATGAGCCCGAGCGTAGGATGGGGAACTGTTTTTGCGGCATTCGTGGCGCTCGTTTTTTCCGGGCTGATTGCCGGATTTGTTCCTGCCTACAGAGCCTCAAGAATAAAACCGATCGAAGCTTTAAGAACAGAATAATTTAATTTAAAAATTTGTTAATAAGATCATTTGAAAATGAAATTCAACTTACACCCCTTAATTAATATCTTATAATTCATAAAAGTGAACATTATATTTAAAAAAGATACCTGGCAGGAAATTTATTATTCATTACGGAATAATAAGCTCCGCACATTTCTTACCATGATCGGTGTTGGCTGGGGTATGTTTCTGTATGTCGTTTTGCTGGGTTCTGCAAAAGGAATGGAAAACGGCTTTGATAAATTATTTTCAGGTTTTGCAACCAATTCGATTTTCCTTTGGGCACAAAATACCTCAATTCCTTATGAAGGTTTTCCCAAAGGAAGAGATGTCAATCTAAAACTCTCTGATGTAGACCTTTTAAAAAGAAAAATATCAGACATCGATTATATCTCACCGCAAAATTCACGAGGAAGCTTTACGGGAACGCCCGGAGAATCAATGTCAAGAAATGGAAAAAATGCTATCTATTCTTTAACGGGAGATTATCCGATAGGAAATAAAATTTCAGAAAAAAAACTGATCTTCGGACGATATATCAATGATGCAGATGTTTCCGGCAATAAAAATGTGGTGGTGATTGGTGAAGAGGTGTACAACAACTTTTTCAATTCAAAAAAGAAAGAAAATCCACTAGGAAAATCTATTAATGTGAAAGGGCTTTTCTTTAATGTAATAGGAGTTTTCAGGGTAAGAAAAGGCGGCGGTTTTGAAAATGACCGTACTGTTTTTATCCCGCTTTCTACTTACACAAAAATGTACAATGCAGGCGACCAGATCGATATGTTTGCTATCGTAAGCAAGCCTAATGTTGACGTAAATAGTGTTGAAAAAAGAGTAAAAACCGAGTTAAAAGCAAAAAACCAGGTCTCTCCTGAAGACACTAATGCTTTCGGAAGTTTTAATTTAGGAAAAGAGTTTAAAAAGCTCACAGGATTTTTGACCGGAATGCAGCTTCTTACGATTATTGTTGGTACTTTGACGATTTTGGCAGGAGTCATTGCGATTTCAAATATTCTACTGATTACCGTAAAAGAAAGAACCAAAGAAATAGGTATTCGCAGGGCTTT includes the following:
- a CDS encoding ABC transporter ATP-binding protein, with protein sequence MLVIQDLHKSYDTGKSKLHVLKGINLNISEGEFVSIMGSSGSGKSTLLNIIGILDEKDSGVYDLDGIPIEHLNEVKAAEYRSKFLGFVFQSFNLIGYKTALDNVALPLYYQNIPRKERNQKAMEYLEKVGLAQWATHLPNELSGGQKQRVAIARALITNPKVVLADEPTGALDSKTTHDIMKLLQDINNEGKTIIVVTHEPDVAAQTKRNVILRDGIIESDEFINQIVL
- a CDS encoding ABC transporter permease; translation: MFDLDRWQEIFSSIRSNVLRTVLSGFTVALGLFIFIVLFGIGTGLKNAFTQGFARDAQNLISVFTGNTTVAYKGLQSNRTVTMNNDDYDFLIDSDKEKVGYSTPRYTANLMVKYGKESGNYQINGADPEEKFIENRKMLEGRYLTPGDLQRKQNVAVVGRMVQRDLIKNGSPVGKDLDINGTMFKVVGVFSDDGGDWDERHITVPITTLQQMKKGSDTVSGIYIAYNENMTPEQAIKYGDELKSRLKSRKNVSPDDENAVRVWNNAQNMNETFMFMAVLTGIVTFIGLGTLLAGIIGISNIMVYIVKERTKEIGVRKAIGAKPRSIVALIVQESVVITVVSGFVGVGLGVLTLHLIGDSLEDYFIMSPSVGWGTVFAAFVALVFSGLIAGFVPAYRASRIKPIEALRTE
- a CDS encoding ABC transporter permease; this encodes MNIIFKKDTWQEIYYSLRNNKLRTFLTMIGVGWGMFLYVVLLGSAKGMENGFDKLFSGFATNSIFLWAQNTSIPYEGFPKGRDVNLKLSDVDLLKRKISDIDYISPQNSRGSFTGTPGESMSRNGKNAIYSLTGDYPIGNKISEKKLIFGRYINDADVSGNKNVVVIGEEVYNNFFNSKKKENPLGKSINVKGLFFNVIGVFRVRKGGGFENDRTVFIPLSTYTKMYNAGDQIDMFAIVSKPNVDVNSVEKRVKTELKAKNQVSPEDTNAFGSFNLGKEFKKLTGFLTGMQLLTIIVGTLTILAGVIAISNILLITVKERTKEIGIRRALGAKPSEVRNQILLESVVITLSSGLLGFILGILVLMIFNMLTQNQDEFPFYNPTVNYGNVFAAMSVMVILGLIIGMIPAQRAVKIRPIEALRSE